Proteins encoded by one window of Candidatus Nitrosocosmicus hydrocola:
- a CDS encoding tetratricopeptide repeat protein: MKIVLFVFLGIVLLVFTIICVNIENMAYAQNNALTDSDALTYYSNPSSYVDHNVNFTGKILKLIQPELGTMGLQMYQAGDTSRNTIVTYTTPIQLSKNDCVRVVGISQPISEYQNMFGANVSAASIRAENIKRIDCSESIEPAIKIVDVDQTQEQNNIRITLHKIEFSDKNTRGYLTIENKDISEDVTFSEYNSRAIQGKTQFITTNSFDVNYPRIESVIPPGIEESGVVLFEPLDPTQNEMKFRFEANKGMDQSRFTFNVSTHLDYYDRILDKEPNNVDVLYNKGLYLGYIGNITEAVETIDKALKIDPRNDTISSAKEFIIYTSDNSSKIIDYYDRILDKEPNNVEVILNKGEALNALGNYSEAIERYDQALKIDPNNVFVLETKGEVLSSIGNYSEAIETYDKALKIDNRNISILETKGEVLSSIGNYSEAIDVYHRILELDPNNINATLNIGDDLFNLRNFTGANEFYDKVLTIDPSDPTALARKDLVNARIS, encoded by the coding sequence TTGAAAATTGTATTATTTGTTTTTCTTGGGATAGTACTATTGGTTTTTACCATAATCTGTGTAAATATTGAAAATATGGCATATGCGCAAAATAATGCTTTAACAGACTCTGATGCTTTAACTTATTACTCTAATCCTTCAAGTTATGTTGACCATAACGTAAACTTCACAGGTAAGATCTTAAAATTGATTCAACCTGAACTTGGTACCATGGGACTTCAAATGTACCAAGCTGGAGACACTAGTAGAAATACAATTGTAACTTATACGACTCCCATTCAACTTTCTAAAAATGATTGTGTAAGAGTAGTAGGTATTTCACAACCGATATCGGAATATCAAAATATGTTTGGAGCTAATGTTTCTGCAGCTTCCATTAGGGCTGAAAATATAAAAAGAATAGATTGTTCCGAATCCATTGAACCTGCCATAAAAATTGTAGATGTAGATCAAACGCAAGAACAGAACAATATAAGAATCACATTACATAAGATCGAATTTTCAGATAAAAATACAAGAGGCTATTTAACTATTGAAAATAAGGATATATCTGAAGACGTGACCTTTTCTGAATATAATTCGAGAGCTATTCAGGGTAAGACTCAATTCATTACAACCAATTCATTCGATGTAAATTATCCTAGAATTGAATCTGTAATTCCTCCTGGCATAGAAGAATCGGGTGTAGTATTATTTGAACCATTAGATCCAACACAAAATGAAATGAAATTTAGATTTGAAGCAAATAAAGGAATGGATCAATCAAGATTTACCTTCAATGTAAGCACACATCTAGATTATTATGACAGGATACTAGATAAAGAACCTAACAATGTCGACGTTCTCTATAATAAAGGTCTTTATCTCGGCTATATCGGTAACATCACGGAAGCTGTAGAAACTATTGATAAAGCGTTGAAGATAGATCCTCGCAATGATACTATATCATCGGCGAAAGAATTTATCATATATACATCAGACAATTCCTCTAAAATCATAGATTATTATGACAGGATACTAGATAAAGAACCTAACAATGTCGAAGTTATATTGAACAAAGGTGAAGCCTTAAATGCACTCGGAAATTACTCTGAAGCTATAGAGAGATACGATCAAGCATTGAAGATAGATCCTAATAATGTATTCGTATTAGAAACGAAAGGTGAAGTTCTCTCTTCGATAGGCAATTATTCTGAAGCCATAGAGACTTATGATAAAGCGTTAAAAATAGATAATAGAAACATCTCTATACTAGAAACGAAAGGTGAAGTTCTCTCTTCGATAGGCAATTATTCTGAAGCTATTGATGTATATCACAGAATTTTAGAATTAGATCCAAACAATATTAATGCTACATTAAATATTGGTGATGATCTTTTTAACTTACGTAACTTTACTGGTGCTAATGAGTTCTATGACAAGGTGTTGACAATTGATCCTAGCGATCCAACAGCATTAGCCAGAAAGGATCTAGTCAATGCTAGGATATCTTGA